A part of Fusarium graminearum PH-1 chromosome 3, whole genome shotgun sequence genomic DNA contains:
- a CDS encoding developmental regulator flbA, which yields MDFKDLFSTLVVSLLPLSAHRVRLTKVEYTFLSEDAINNLGSLKFSQSNRMPDPKDPSRIVTTTTTTTFSMAKDMARSICQRFLEARFIESADGKYQQVYTMKGSVWQLTPKGITVLDRFCSRNGIQQKQVSELANLASTQLVLLERDPQTDKLLHDHGTIEVIFRRFAGSEGRNIKSTVNAADSDSLHDYRDGLTGVKMAAERKVNGKTYRDTFTGKATTDWLMDCSTIVDKRETVEVATLFVEFELMEPVAQDRAYMAQNPGCNLFQPTKYAIYQLSQRGKDIVSGAASRGRASESEGGATSQRNGITRDSNTQRLDKILNDPALRLLFREQLRDTHCEENLSFYQDVDEFVRSCKAATRAAQKAPNTNAMDGIKEIMASAYGIYNAFLAPGSPCELNIDHQLRNNLATRMTKAVGQDVAMIDTLQEVTSLFEDAQNAVFKLMASDSVPKFLRSPKYEQQLRNYEFDVVGRGPERSQSRSNRK from the exons ATG GACTTTAAAGATCTCTTCTCAACCCTTGTTGTTAGTTTGCTGCCGCTTTCGGCTCATCGTGTCCGATTGACCAAGGTTGAATACACCTTTTTGTCCGAGGATGCTATTAACAACCTGGGCTCTCTCAAATTCTCTCAATCCAATCGCATGCCTGACCCCAAGGACCCCTCCCGCATTGTTACCACCACGACAACCACCACTTTCTCCATGGCTAAGGACATGGCTCGTTCTATCTGTCAACGGTTTCTGGAGGCACGTTTTATCGAATCAGCCGATGGTAAATACCAGCAGGTTTACACGATGAAGGGCTCTGTCTGGCAACTAACCCCCAAGGGTATTACCGTTTTGGATAGATTCTGTTCCAGGAACGGTATCCAGCAAAAGCAAGTTTCTGAACTCGCCAACCTCGCTTCCACCCAGCTGGTGCTCCTTGAGCGCGACCCTCAGACGGACAAGCTTCTCCACGATCACGGAACAATCGAGGTTATCTTCCGCCGATTTGCTGGGTCAGAGGGCCGCAACATTAAGTCCACTGTCAACGCCGCCGACTCAGACTCTCTACATGACTACAGGGATGGACTCACAGGagtcaagatggctgctgagcGCAAGGTGAATGGAAAGACATATCGTGATACCTTCACTGGTAAGGCTACCACTGATTGGCTCATGGATTGTTCGACTATTGTGGATAAGAGAGAAACCGTCGAGGTGGCCACCCTCTTTGTCGAGTTCGAGTTGATGGAGCCTGTAGCCCAGGACCGAGCTTACATGGCTCAGAACCCTGGCTGCAACCTTTTCCAGCCCACCAAGTATGCCATCTACCAACTATCACAACGCGGAAAGGATATTGTTAGCGGCGCTGCCTCTCGAGGACGAGCTTCCGAGAGTGAAGGCGGTGCCACATCTCAGCGAAACGGCATCACCAGAGACTCCAACACTCAGCGCCTTGATAAGATTCTTAACGACCCTGCTCTTCGCCTGCTTTTCCGTGAACAGCTCCGGGATACTCACTGCGAAGAGAACTTGTCCTTCTaccaagatgttgatgagttcgTGCGCAGCTGCAAGGCTGCTACACGGGCTGCTCAAAAGGCGCCTAACACCAATGCTATGGACGGAATTAAAGAGATTATGGCTTCAGCATATGGTATTTACAATGCCTTCCTTGCTCCCGGATCGCCTTGCGAGCTCAACATCGATCACCAGTTGCGTAACAACCTGGCTACACGAATGACTAAGGCCGTTGGGCAGGATGTGGCTATGATTGACACACTTCAAGAAGTGACGTCGCTGTTTGAGGATGCTCAAAACGCAGTCTTCAAGCTGATGGCTAGT GACTCGGTACCAAAATTCCTTCGCAGCCCCAAGTACGAGCAGCAATTGCGAAACTATGAATTCGACGTTGTTGGCCGAGGCCCCGAGCGAAGCCAAAGCAGGTCCAACCGAAAGTGA